In Paenibacillus sp. 1781tsa1, one DNA window encodes the following:
- a CDS encoding diaminopimelate dehydrogenase, which produces MNMIRVGIVGYGNLGKGVEKAISQNEDLELIAVFTRRNPEQMVAESTEVRFEHISAAEQYIGKIDVMILCGGSATDLPEQTPAIAKLFNTVDSFDTHAKIPEFYKEVNAAAEQGGHVSVISTGWDPGLFSMNRLLAQSILPEGKEYTFWGKGVSQGHSDAIRRVPGVKAGVQYTVPVEEVINRIRAGETPELSTREKHLRQCYVVAEDGANQDEIRETIVSMPNYFADYDTTVTFITEEELKSEHEGMPHGGFVIRSGVTGAGQKQIIEFGLKLDSNPEFTASVLVAYARAAQRLSVEGHKGAKTVFDIPLGHLSPKSAEDLRRDLL; this is translated from the coding sequence TTGAACATGATTAGAGTGGGTATTGTTGGTTACGGTAACTTGGGTAAAGGTGTAGAGAAAGCCATTTCCCAGAACGAGGATCTTGAACTGATTGCTGTGTTTACACGTCGTAATCCGGAGCAGATGGTCGCTGAAAGCACAGAAGTTCGTTTTGAGCATATCTCTGCAGCGGAGCAATACATAGGCAAGATCGATGTTATGATCCTCTGTGGTGGCTCGGCAACGGACCTTCCGGAGCAGACACCAGCCATCGCCAAGTTGTTCAATACGGTAGACAGCTTCGATACACATGCCAAGATTCCTGAATTCTATAAGGAAGTGAATGCTGCGGCAGAGCAAGGCGGTCATGTAAGTGTCATTTCCACAGGTTGGGACCCAGGCTTGTTCTCGATGAACCGTCTTCTTGCACAGTCCATTCTGCCAGAAGGAAAAGAGTACACGTTCTGGGGCAAAGGTGTGAGCCAAGGTCACTCGGATGCGATTCGTCGTGTTCCAGGTGTTAAAGCGGGTGTGCAGTATACGGTTCCTGTTGAAGAGGTTATCAACCGCATTCGTGCAGGAGAAACACCAGAGCTGTCTACACGTGAGAAACATCTTCGTCAATGTTATGTGGTAGCTGAAGATGGTGCTAATCAGGATGAGATCCGTGAGACGATTGTGTCGATGCCTAACTACTTTGCAGATTACGATACAACTGTAACGTTCATTACCGAAGAAGAATTGAAATCCGAGCATGAAGGTATGCCGCATGGTGGATTTGTAATTCGCAGTGGGGTTACAGGTGCCGGTCAAAAGCAAATTATTGAATTCGGTCTGAAACTCGACAGCAATCCTGAATTTACAGCGAGTGTACTTGTAGCGTATGCGAGAGCCGCACAACGTTTGAGCGTGGAAGGACATAAGGGTGCAAAAACGGTATTTGATATTCCGCTGGGTCACCTGTCCCCGAAATCGGCTGAAGATCTTCGTCGCGACTTGTTATAA